A region of Silurus meridionalis isolate SWU-2019-XX chromosome 17, ASM1480568v1, whole genome shotgun sequence DNA encodes the following proteins:
- the LOC124400340 gene encoding uncharacterized protein LOC124400340, whose protein sequence is MGNGAVERFNRTLGNMIRALEPRPKHDWPQMLHTLTFLYNCTAHETTGFPPFYLMFGRTPRLPVDVIFKSVLRDDSSDSLPKYVVSLDRDLKEALAVAEVNTGREQSHQARMYNRRHKGVNIEVGDRVLLANMSERGKRKLSDKWEGVVYTVVDRDFRTHIYKIKHPVSGQLKVVHRNLLLCVNFLPLCDVVGATDDESVFSVGDDVSDDGSLAFDNSVAMSGSPEVSGSVDASGPNVDKSCDSHDFSVIANVPPLSVIPGNTLSDHSVHQECPGQVNVCDPNCAVSGTVDGAELSGRRSRFGRFLKPVNRLICSMNRQTLLNTGQQNHGKWSFSVLGLKH, encoded by the coding sequence ATGGGCAATGGCGCTGTTGAAAGGTTTAACCGGACACTGGGTAATATGATCAGGGCTCTAGAGCCAAGACCAAAGCATGATTGGCCCCAGATGCTTCACACACTGACCTTTCTATACAATTGTACTGCACATGAGACGACAGGGTTTcctccattttatttaatgtttggtCGTACGCCGAGACTGCCAGTTGATGTGATTTTCAAGAGTGTATTGAGGGACGATTCGAGTGACTCTCTTCCCAAGTATGTAGTATCTTTGGACAGAGATTTGAAGGAGGCTCTTGCTGTTGCTGAGGTTAATACTGGCAGAGAACAGTCTCACCAGGCCAGGATGTACAACCGAAGACATAAGGGCGTGAACATCGAAGTCGGTGACAGGGTTCTGTTAGCCAATATGAGTGAGCGTGGCAAACGCAAACTTTCGGATAAGTGGGAGGGTGTGGTATATACTGTGGTCGACCGTGATTTCAGGACTCACATTTACAAGATAAAACACCCTGTATCAGGTCAGCTCAAGGTAGTGCACAGAAATCTGCTTCTTTGTGTGAATTTTCTTCCTTTATGTGATGTTGTGGGAGCTACTGATGATGAGAGTGTGTTTTCTGTGGGCGATGATGTTTCCGATGACGGCTCGTTGGCTTTTGACAATTCGGTGGCTATGAGTGGAAGCCCTGAAGTTTCTGGGTCCGTGGATGCTAGTGGCCCCAATGTAGATAAGTCATGTGATTCTCATGATTTCTCTGTGATTGCAAATGTGCCGCCACTTAGTGTAATTCCTGGAAATACTCTTTCGGACCATTCAGTTCATCAGGAATGTCCTGGTCAGGTCAATGTCTGCGATCCTAATTGTGCTGTTAGTGGAACGGTGGATGGTGCTGAGTTGTCAGGTCGTAGATCAAGGTTTGGCAGATTCTTGAAACCGGTGAATCGCCTTATTTGTTCTATGAACAGGCAGACCCTGCTCAACACTGGACAACAGAACCATGGCAAATGGTCTTTTTCTGTTCTTGGTTTGAAACATTAG